The following are from one region of the Coturnix japonica isolate 7356 chromosome 23, Coturnix japonica 2.1, whole genome shotgun sequence genome:
- the SLC9A1 gene encoding sodium/hydrogen exchanger 1, translating into MGAAALRALPWALLLLLGPLLPGQGLQANASHGPEPTEEQPWVKAGGITAAPPATAQEVHPLNRQHHNHSAEGHPKTRKAFPVLSIDYSHVRIPFEIALWILLACLMKMGFHVMSSVSKVVPESCLLIVVGLLVGGLIKAVGEKPPILKSDIFFLFLLPPIILDAGYFLPLRQFTENLGTILIFAVVGTLWNAFFLGGLMYAVCQIGGSGLNHIGLLANLLFGSLISAVDPVAVLAVFEEIHVNEQLHILVFGESLLNDAVTVVLYHLFEEFANFEQVTIIDIILGFFSFFVVSLGGIFVGVIYGVIAAFTSRFTSSIRVIEPLFVFLYSYMAYLSAEIFHLSGIMALIASGVVMRPYVEANISHKSHTTIKYFLKMWSSVSETLIFIFLGVSTVAGQHYWNWTFVISALLFCLIARVLGVLVLTWFINKFRIVKLTPKDQFIIAYGGLRGAIAFSLCYLLDYEHFNMRDMFLTAIITVIFFTVFVQGMTIRPLVDLLAVKKKQETKRSINEEIHTQFLDHLLTGIEDICGHYGHHHWKDKLNRFNKKYVKKCLIAGERSKEPQLIAFYHKMEMKQAIELVESGGLGKIPSTISTVSIQNISPKPEDRTVPSLSKDKEEEIRKILRTNLQKTRQRLRSYNRHTLVADPYEEAWNQMLLRRQKIHEADYQNAYLTVPANKIDSPTMSRARIGSDPLAYEPKPDSENLPIITIDPASPQSPESVDLANEVPQGCSGLPPSPEEDEEGLVMRPKEPSSPGTDDVFTPGTSDSPSSQRMLRCLSDPGPQQEPEEGEPFIPKAQ; encoded by the exons ACCCCAAGACCCGCAAGGCTTTCCCCGTGCTCAGCATCGACTACTCGCACGTCCGCATCCCCTTCGAGATCGCGCTCTGGATCCTACTGGCCTGCCTGATGAAGATGG gctTCCACGTCATGTCCTCAGTGTCCAAAGTGGTTCCCGAGAGCTGCCTGCTCATCGTGGTGGGCCTCCTGGTCGGCGGGCTCATCAAAGCGGTGGGCGAGAAGCCCCCCATCCTTAAATCAGacatcttcttcctcttcctcctccctcccatcaTTTTGGATGCCGGCTATTTCCTCCCCTTGAGGCAGTTCACCGAGAACTTGGGCACCATCCTCATCTTCGCCGTGGTGGGGACGCTGTGGAATGCTTTCTTCCTGGGGGGGTTGATGTACGCTGTGTGCCAGATCGGTGGCAGTGGCCTCAACCACATCGGCCTGTTGGCCAACCTGCTCTTTGGCAGCCTCATTTCGGCTGTGGACCCTGTGGCCGTGCTGGCTGTGTTTGAGGAGATCCACGTCAACGAGCAGCTGCACATCCTGGTCTTTGGGGAGTCGCTGCTGAACGACGCCGTCACGGTG GTCCTCTATCACCTATTTGAGGAGTTTGCCAACTTTGAGCAAGTGACCATTATCGACATCATCCTTggtttcttcagcttcttcgTGGTGTCTCTGGGCGGCATCTTCGTGGGCGTCATTTATGGCGTGATTGCTGCCTTCACGTCCCGCTTCACCTCCAGCATCCGCGTCATCGAGCCCCTCTTCGTCTTCCTCTACAGCTACATGGCCTACCTGTCCGCTGAGATCTTCCACCTCTCCGGCATCATGGC GCTCATCGCCTCTGGTGTGGTCATGCGGCCCTACGTGGAAGCCAACATCTCCCACAAGTCCCACACCACCATCAAGTATTTCCTTAAGATGTGGAGCAGCGTGAGCGAGACcctcatcttcatcttcctggGTGTCTCCACCGTGGCTGGTCAGCACTACTGGAACTGGACCTTCGTCATCAGCGCGCTGCTCTTCTGCCTCATCGCCAGGGTTTTAG GCGTCCTGGTCCTCACCTGGTTCATCAACAAGTTCCGGATTGTGAAGCTGACACCGAAGGATCAGTTCATCATTGCCTACGGGGGCCTGCGGGGAGCCATCGCCTTCTCCCTCTGTTACCTCCTCGACTATGAGCACTTTAACATGAGGGACATGTTCCTCACGGCCATCATCACCGTCATCTTCTTCACTGTCTTCGTGCAG GGCATGACCATCCGGCCCCTGGTGGATCTGCTGGCTGTGAAGAAGAAGCAGGAGACAAAACGCTCCATCAACGAGGAGATCCACACGCAG TTCCTGGATCACCTTCTGACGGGGATCGAGGATATCTGCGGGCACTACGGCCATCACCACTGGAAGGACAA GTTGAATCGCTTCAACAAGAAGTATGTGAAGAAGTGCCTGATAGCAGGAGAGCGCTCCAAGGAGCCGCAGCTCATCGCTTTCTATCACAAGATGGAGATGAAGCAGGCCATCGAGCTGGTGGAGAGCGGGGGATTGGGCAAGATCCCCTCCACCATCTCCACTGTCTCCATCCA GAACATCAGCCCCAAGCCTGAGGACCGTACCGTCCCATCCCTGTCCAAGGACAAGGAGGAGGAGATCCGGAAAATCCTTCGCACCAACCTGCAGAAAACCAGGCAGAGG CTGCGATCCTACAACCGACACACGCTGGTGGCTGACCCCTATGAAGAAGCCTGGAACCAAATGCTGCTGAGGAGGCAGAAGATCCATGAGGCGGATTACCAG AACGCCTACCTGACAGTGCCAGCCAACAAGATCGATTCTCCCACCATGTCCAGGGCTCGTATCGGCTCAG aCCCATTGGCCTACGAACCCAAACCAGACTCTGAGAACCTCCCCATCATCACCATCGACCCGGCTTCCCCTCAGTCCCCGGAGTCTGTGGACCTGGCCAACGAGGTGCCCCAAGGCTGCAGCGGCCTCCCGCCCTCACCcgaggaggatgaggagggttTGGTGATGAGGCCCAAGGAACCTTCCTCCCCCGGCACCGACGACGTCTTCACCCCGGGGACCAGCgacagccccagcagccagcGGATGCTGCGGTGCCTGAGCGACCCGGGGCCGCAGCAGGAGCCGGAGGAAGGGGAGCCCTTCATCCCCAAGGCGCAGTAG